In Mycolicibacterium tusciae JS617, the DNA window AGGACAACCCTCCCGACGTGATCGACCTCGACTACTACTGCGGGCTGCACCGCAAGATCTTCGGTGACGTCTACGACTGGGCTGGCACACCCCGCACGGTCCCGAAGTTCGGCATGAGCAAACAGTGGCGCGACGTCGTCAACTTCGCCCCTGACGACCGCACCGCACCGTGGGTCAAATACCACTACCGCCCAGGCCCCGAGGTCGCCGGCCGCGCGGCCTCCCAGTTCACCATGCTCGACTTCGAACTACGTGACCCACAAAAAACCGCCCCGCACACCTTCATCCCCCTCATCGCCACCTCCTGGGGCGGGCTGGACAACATCCACCCATTCCGCGAAGGCAACACCCGAAGCCAGACCATCCTGTTCCACCAGATCTGCCGCAAGTACGGCTACGAGCTCGACGGCCAAAAGCTGTTCAATCGCCGAGAGGAATTCATCGGCGCCCGCTTCCACGGACACGCCACCCAACAAGGGTACGGGCGACTCATCGCACTGCTGCTCGACACCGTGCACCAGCGTGAGCGCGACGCCGAACAGCTCAGCGAGCGTGACCTACAGTGGGCCCAGTCGCTGCGCGAGACCTCCGAGCGTCGTGCAGGACCCGGAGGCCTGCACCTCTGACCGGCCCCGCCTACCCGTCGCGGCCGTCGAGCGCCGTGGACTCACAGCCGTCCCCCGGCCGAGGCAGATAGTAGGTCGCCCCGCACTCGTTGCACTGCGCCGTGCGGTGCAGAATCCCGCACCGACAG includes these proteins:
- a CDS encoding Fic/DOC family protein, whose amino-acid sequence is MASYSQWEDYFWPDAPGVLKNRLNIKDSWQLREAETRISLVRMAEIVTQDNPPDVIDLDYYCGLHRKIFGDVYDWAGTPRTVPKFGMSKQWRDVVNFAPDDRTAPWVKYHYRPGPEVAGRAASQFTMLDFELRDPQKTAPHTFIPLIATSWGGLDNIHPFREGNTRSQTILFHQICRKYGYELDGQKLFNRREEFIGARFHGHATQQGYGRLIALLLDTVHQRERDAEQLSERDLQWAQSLRETSERRAGPGGLHL